In a single window of the Flavobacterium sp. W4I14 genome:
- a CDS encoding Mn2+/Fe2+ NRAMP family transporter (product_source=COG1914; cog=COG1914; pfam=PF01566; superfamily=81660; transmembrane_helix_parts=Inside_1_4,TMhelix_5_27,Outside_28_41,TMhelix_42_64,Inside_65_76,TMhelix_77_96,Outside_97_110,TMhelix_111_133,Inside_134_141,TMhelix_142_164,Outside_165_178,TMhelix_179_201,Inside_202_221,TMhelix_222_244,Outside_245_272,TMhelix_273_295,Inside_296_307,TMhelix_308_325,Outside_326_329,TMhelix_330_352,Inside_353_364,TMhelix_365_387,Outside_388_394): protein MKPKYNWSVLLGAAFLMASSAIGPGFLTQTAVFTQQLGASFAFVILLSIILDAIAQLNIWRIIAVADKPAQDIANKVFPGLGYFISFLVFLGGLAFNIGNIAGAGLGLNVLFGISVGQGAVISAIMAIGIFIYKEAGKAMDVFAKTMGLIKIVLALIIAYTSSPPLAEAALRAVNPTQFSFTAVLTIVGGTVGGYITFSGAHRLLDAGQTGIHNLAAVNKGALSAIGLASIMRLLLFIAALGVVSKGFTLDPSNPAASVFKLASGEIGYKIFGVVIWAAGISSVVGSAYTSISFVKSFHPLILKFNREIIIAFITISCIIFILIGKPVKILLTVGAINGFILPIALGIMLVAAYKTKIIANYKQPFWLTLTGLAVVLTMVWMSYGTIIQMIKGE from the coding sequence ATGAAGCCAAAATACAATTGGAGTGTACTTTTAGGGGCAGCTTTTTTAATGGCTTCATCAGCCATTGGTCCTGGATTTTTAACACAAACCGCAGTTTTTACCCAACAATTAGGCGCAAGTTTTGCATTTGTGATATTGCTGTCCATCATATTAGATGCCATTGCACAATTAAACATCTGGCGGATTATTGCTGTTGCCGATAAACCTGCTCAAGATATAGCCAATAAGGTATTTCCAGGTTTGGGATACTTTATTTCTTTCCTGGTTTTTTTAGGTGGCTTGGCTTTTAACATTGGTAATATTGCCGGCGCTGGCTTAGGACTCAATGTATTATTCGGTATTAGTGTAGGACAGGGTGCTGTAATAAGCGCAATTATGGCAATAGGTATCTTTATTTACAAAGAAGCCGGCAAGGCAATGGATGTTTTTGCCAAAACCATGGGGCTGATTAAAATTGTACTTGCCTTAATTATTGCCTACACCAGTTCGCCACCATTGGCAGAAGCCGCATTAAGAGCAGTAAATCCTACACAGTTTAGTTTTACGGCAGTATTAACCATAGTTGGTGGAACAGTGGGTGGTTATATCACCTTTTCGGGCGCTCACCGTTTATTGGATGCCGGGCAAACGGGGATCCATAATTTAGCTGCCGTAAATAAAGGTGCATTAAGTGCCATTGGTTTGGCTTCTATTATGCGCTTATTGTTGTTTATTGCGGCTTTAGGGGTGGTAAGCAAAGGTTTTACCTTAGATCCATCCAATCCAGCTGCTTCGGTTTTTAAATTGGCCAGCGGCGAAATCGGTTATAAGATTTTTGGTGTGGTAATATGGGCTGCGGGGATTTCTTCTGTTGTGGGCTCAGCATATACTTCCATTTCATTTGTTAAGAGTTTTCACCCATTGATATTAAAGTTTAACAGAGAGATTATCATAGCCTTTATAACCATCTCCTGCATTATTTTTATCCTCATCGGTAAACCCGTTAAAATACTGCTTACGGTAGGCGCAATTAATGGCTTTATTTTACCCATTGCATTAGGTATTATGCTTGTTGCCGCTTATAAAACCAAAATTATTGCAAATTACAAACAACCTTTTTGGTTAACCCTAACTGGCTTGGCTGTGGTATTAACCATGGTTTGGATGAGTTATGGTACCATTATACAAATGATAAAAGGAGAATAA
- a CDS encoding aminopeptidase N (product_source=KO:K01256; cath_funfam=1.10.390.10,2.20.25.10,2.60.40.1730; cleavage_site_network=SignalP-noTM; cog=COG0308; ko=KO:K01256; pfam=PF01433,PF17900; superfamily=48464,55486,63737), with the protein MNTITKYFCFFFLLSATCSAQQTTQAVAVEPGVSLALANSRSAAISNIQYKLHFTIPIEQTVPIQSTENIDFKLNKLIHLQIDFKQNADHMKRVSVNGKTIPIDFKAEHILVKQEYLKVGANHIEIGFIAGNESLNRNKDFLYALFVPDHARTVLPCFDQPDLKAKFLLSLTVPTDWKVMANAVKKDSFIRGSSTTYHFNNSDKLPTYLFSFTAGKYTLVNREMKNNKMEFLHRETDSAKIKFSVDSVFIAHRDAIDFLEDWTAIKYPFQKVGFVSIPDFQFGGMEHPGEVQYKASALFLDQGATKDQFISRSNLISHETAHMWFGDLVTMKWFNDVWMKEVFANFMADKVTEKLMGKNTFDLKFLQDHYPAAYGVDRTLGTNPIRQQLDNLQEAGSMYGNIIYHKAPIMMCQLELLMGKQNFQQGIREYLKKYSYSNATWNDLIAILSKYSKSDLHSWNKVWVNEPGRPVFSYDIKYNGDKISDLSLSQSSEIGQPRVWPQSFTVKLVYPTASKVLVVNAKNAKADLIEAKGLPKPQYILFNANGAGYGLFPIDKEMMANLYDLADPLERASAYINAYENMLSGKSTKPKELLAVFLQGLSVEKNEMNLRLITGYLTNIYWTFLTAEARNAMYESMEKTIWNAMEQQQTQNNKKILFNAYQNVYLSTDAGKRMYNIWLNQTAPNGIKLLEDDYSAIALTLALKTDTANTILKDQLARTKNEDRKNRLIYLTPALSLDVKERDNFFKGLKDRKNRQKEAWVTTALSYLHHPIRQTSSIRYLKESLDLLEEIQKTGDIFFPQSWLAATFSSYNKKEANAVVQDFLKSHAVYNPKLKDKILQTTDNLRRAQIIVH; encoded by the coding sequence ATGAATACGATTACCAAATATTTTTGCTTTTTCTTTCTATTAAGTGCTACCTGTTCCGCACAGCAGACCACACAGGCTGTTGCTGTTGAGCCTGGAGTTTCTCTTGCACTGGCAAATTCCAGAAGCGCAGCCATAAGTAATATTCAATATAAGCTTCATTTTACCATTCCAATAGAACAAACAGTGCCAATTCAATCAACTGAAAATATTGATTTTAAGCTAAATAAGTTAATTCATCTACAGATCGACTTTAAACAGAATGCAGATCATATGAAACGAGTATCGGTTAATGGCAAAACGATACCGATTGATTTTAAAGCTGAACATATCTTAGTAAAACAAGAGTATTTAAAAGTAGGTGCCAACCATATCGAGATTGGATTTATTGCGGGTAACGAATCATTAAACCGAAACAAAGACTTTTTGTATGCGCTTTTTGTTCCTGATCATGCCCGAACGGTACTCCCGTGCTTTGATCAACCCGATTTAAAAGCTAAATTTTTACTTTCGTTAACTGTTCCAACTGACTGGAAGGTAATGGCTAATGCCGTTAAAAAAGACTCATTTATACGGGGGAGTTCTACCACCTATCATTTCAATAATTCGGATAAACTACCCACTTATTTATTTTCCTTTACAGCGGGCAAATACACGCTGGTAAATAGGGAAATGAAAAATAATAAAATGGAATTTCTGCACCGCGAAACTGATTCAGCCAAAATTAAGTTCAGTGTAGATTCTGTTTTTATAGCACATCGTGATGCTATCGATTTTTTGGAAGACTGGACGGCGATAAAATATCCTTTTCAAAAAGTGGGCTTTGTCAGTATTCCAGATTTTCAGTTTGGAGGTATGGAACATCCTGGAGAGGTGCAATATAAAGCATCAGCATTGTTTTTAGATCAAGGTGCAACCAAAGATCAGTTCATTTCGCGTTCTAACCTAATTTCGCATGAAACAGCACACATGTGGTTTGGCGATCTGGTAACCATGAAATGGTTTAATGATGTTTGGATGAAAGAAGTTTTTGCAAATTTTATGGCGGATAAGGTAACCGAAAAATTGATGGGCAAAAATACTTTCGACCTTAAGTTTTTACAAGATCATTATCCTGCAGCTTATGGGGTAGATAGAACACTGGGCACCAATCCCATTCGCCAGCAATTGGATAATTTACAAGAAGCCGGATCAATGTATGGGAATATAATCTACCATAAAGCACCGATCATGATGTGTCAATTGGAATTATTGATGGGAAAACAGAATTTTCAGCAGGGTATAAGGGAGTATCTGAAAAAATACAGTTACAGCAACGCTACGTGGAATGATTTGATTGCCATTTTAAGTAAATATAGTAAAAGTGATCTCCACAGTTGGAACAAAGTTTGGGTAAACGAACCTGGCAGACCGGTTTTTAGTTACGATATTAAATACAATGGAGATAAAATAAGCGATTTAAGCTTAAGCCAAAGTAGTGAGATAGGGCAGCCACGGGTATGGCCACAATCTTTTACAGTTAAGCTGGTTTACCCAACAGCGAGTAAGGTTTTAGTCGTAAATGCTAAAAATGCTAAAGCAGATTTAATTGAAGCAAAAGGTCTTCCAAAACCACAATATATTTTATTTAATGCAAACGGTGCGGGATATGGCCTTTTTCCGATTGATAAAGAGATGATGGCAAATCTTTATGATCTTGCTGACCCGTTAGAACGGGCATCAGCCTATATCAATGCCTACGAAAATATGCTTTCGGGAAAAAGCACTAAGCCTAAAGAACTTTTGGCTGTGTTTTTACAAGGCTTATCGGTTGAGAAAAACGAGATGAATCTAAGGCTGATTACGGGATACCTAACCAATATTTACTGGACTTTTCTTACTGCTGAAGCACGGAATGCGATGTATGAAAGTATGGAGAAAACAATATGGAATGCAATGGAGCAACAGCAAACGCAAAATAACAAGAAGATTTTGTTTAATGCTTATCAGAATGTATATCTGAGTACGGATGCCGGAAAACGCATGTATAATATCTGGCTCAACCAAACCGCACCAAATGGAATTAAATTGTTAGAAGATGATTATAGCGCGATAGCTTTAACGCTAGCCCTTAAAACAGATACTGCAAATACGATCTTAAAAGATCAGCTAGCACGGACCAAAAATGAAGATCGTAAAAACCGGCTGATTTATTTAACACCCGCCTTATCTTTAGATGTTAAGGAAAGAGATAATTTTTTTAAAGGTCTAAAAGACAGGAAAAACCGCCAGAAAGAGGCCTGGGTAACTACAGCTTTATCTTACCTGCACCATCCCATCAGGCAAACAAGTTCTATTCGCTATCTGAAAGAAAGTTTAGATTTGTTGGAAGAAATACAGAAAACAGGAGATATATTTTTTCCACAATCGTGGTTGGCGGCTACATTTTCGAGTTATAACAAAAAAGAAGCAAATGCTGTGGTACAGGATTTCTTAAAATCACATGCTGTTTACAATCCAAAGCTAAAGGATAAAATTTTGCAGACTACGGATAACCTTCGCCGGGCACAGATTATTGTACATTAA
- a CDS encoding hypothetical protein (product_source=Hypo-rule applied) — protein MQTQTTENTNLTVFIQDDASIEDKREILLNSLLDDLNSQTESFN, from the coding sequence ATGCAAACTCAAACAACAGAAAACACGAACCTTACCGTTTTTATACAGGATGATGCTTCGATTGAAGATAAGAGAGAAATTTTACTGAACAGTTTGCTAGACGACCTGAACAGTCAGACAGAATCTTTTAATTAA
- a CDS encoding dihydrolipoamide dehydrogenase (product_source=TIGR01350; cath_funfam=3.30.390.30,3.50.50.60; cog=COG1249; pfam=PF02852,PF07992; superfamily=51905,55424; tigrfam=TIGR01350), translating to MKHYDAIIIGAGQAGTPLAKRLAEAGKKTAIIEKRFVGGTCINDGCTPTKAMIASARAIYQARRATELGIEVGTIKIDFKKIKQRKDDIVNQFRSSSEKGLKNTKGLELIFGKARFSGKKELSIALNDGGEEKVTAEWIFINTGAKTTIPDIEGLDEINYLTSTTILDLKTVPEHLVVIGGNYIGLEFGQMFNRFGSKVTILEKSSGILAREDQDISSALTEILTDENIELINNVKIKKIAQDKKQISITLESGKTKKEITASHVLVAAGRTPQTTDLALENCGVKLDDKGHILVNEKLETNIKGIYALGDVKGGPSFTHIAYNDYTIVYRNLMEGTNYSIHNRPVPYCMFTDPQLGRIGISEKEAKEKKLNYKVAVLPMSNVARGIETNETLGLMKAIVDAGSKKILGAAILASEGGEIMSVLQMAMEGGITYDRIRYYVFAHPTYSESLNNLFMKIDN from the coding sequence ATGAAACACTACGACGCAATAATTATAGGTGCAGGGCAAGCAGGAACACCTTTAGCCAAAAGACTTGCCGAAGCGGGCAAAAAAACAGCGATTATAGAAAAAAGGTTTGTTGGCGGTACGTGTATTAATGACGGTTGTACACCAACAAAAGCAATGATCGCTTCCGCAAGAGCAATATATCAAGCCAGAAGAGCAACTGAACTGGGGATAGAAGTCGGAACGATCAAAATTGATTTTAAAAAGATAAAGCAACGGAAGGACGATATCGTAAACCAATTCAGGTCATCATCTGAAAAGGGCCTTAAAAATACTAAGGGACTTGAGCTTATATTTGGAAAAGCCAGATTTAGTGGTAAAAAAGAACTATCTATCGCACTCAACGATGGTGGCGAAGAAAAAGTGACTGCAGAATGGATTTTTATCAACACTGGTGCAAAAACTACCATACCGGATATTGAAGGATTAGATGAAATTAATTATCTTACATCGACAACAATTTTAGATCTTAAAACAGTTCCTGAGCACCTAGTGGTTATTGGTGGAAATTACATTGGGCTTGAGTTTGGACAAATGTTTAATCGATTTGGCAGTAAAGTAACCATTTTGGAAAAATCATCAGGCATATTGGCTAGAGAAGATCAGGATATCTCATCGGCACTTACTGAAATTTTAACCGACGAAAATATCGAACTGATCAATAATGTTAAAATCAAGAAAATAGCGCAGGATAAAAAACAGATTAGCATTACGCTGGAATCTGGAAAAACCAAAAAAGAAATAACAGCGAGCCATGTGCTGGTAGCCGCGGGCCGTACGCCTCAGACTACAGATTTAGCCCTTGAAAACTGTGGCGTAAAATTGGATGACAAAGGGCATATTCTTGTTAATGAAAAACTCGAAACCAATATTAAAGGGATTTATGCGCTCGGTGATGTAAAAGGCGGCCCTTCATTTACACATATTGCTTATAACGATTATACCATTGTTTACCGGAACCTAATGGAGGGTACAAATTATTCTATTCACAATCGGCCGGTGCCATATTGCATGTTTACCGATCCTCAGCTTGGGCGGATAGGTATTTCTGAAAAGGAAGCAAAGGAAAAGAAATTGAATTATAAAGTTGCCGTTCTGCCAATGTCGAATGTTGCGCGTGGTATTGAAACAAACGAAACTTTAGGGCTGATGAAAGCAATTGTAGATGCAGGTAGTAAAAAGATACTGGGTGCCGCTATCCTGGCCTCAGAAGGCGGAGAAATCATGTCTGTTCTTCAAATGGCAATGGAAGGCGGGATTACTTATGATAGGATCAGATACTACGTATTTGCACACCCTACTTATTCCGAATCGTTAAATAACCTATTTATGAAAATCGATAACTAA
- a CDS encoding osmoprotectant transport system ATP-binding protein (product_source=KO:K05847; cath_funfam=3.40.50.300; cog=COG1125; ko=KO:K05847; pfam=PF00005; smart=SM00382; superfamily=52540; tigrfam=TIGR01186): MIHLKEISKKFGDTQAVNKVSFKVEEKETLVLLGTSGCGKTTTLKMINRLIEPDAGEVFINGENINNQDPDILRTGIGYVMQNIGLFPHYTIAENIAVVPKLLKWDQEKIKVRTQELIKKLHLPENSLAMFPNELSGGQQQRVGLARALVTDPSVLLMDEPFGALDNVTRTSIQKEFKGLEELKRKTIVMVTHDVQEAFELADRICLMDKGKIIQIGTPKELLYHPVNDFARKFLAGQRLALEFKVVNLHDIWPYLPKGILQDGKSLSADLNVWDAMELLRSSDRSELLVSGANKESKAVNFEQLTKGFNQFQNAQVHE, translated from the coding sequence ATGATCCATTTAAAAGAGATAAGTAAGAAATTTGGAGATACCCAAGCGGTAAATAAAGTCTCTTTTAAGGTAGAAGAAAAGGAAACGCTGGTGTTGTTGGGCACCAGTGGCTGTGGCAAAACCACTACCCTAAAAATGATCAACAGGTTAATTGAGCCGGATGCCGGTGAGGTTTTTATCAATGGCGAAAATATAAACAATCAAGATCCTGATATTTTACGAACAGGAATTGGGTATGTGATGCAGAATATTGGGCTTTTTCCACACTATACCATTGCAGAAAATATTGCCGTTGTACCGAAACTTTTAAAATGGGATCAAGAAAAAATTAAAGTCCGAACGCAGGAACTGATCAAAAAACTCCATCTTCCTGAAAATAGCCTGGCGATGTTTCCAAATGAGTTAAGTGGTGGCCAACAGCAGCGTGTAGGCCTTGCCCGTGCTTTGGTCACCGATCCTTCAGTATTGTTAATGGACGAACCGTTTGGTGCTTTGGATAATGTGACCCGAACCAGTATCCAAAAAGAATTTAAGGGATTAGAAGAACTAAAAAGGAAAACCATTGTAATGGTTACCCACGATGTTCAGGAGGCCTTTGAATTGGCAGACCGCATTTGTTTAATGGATAAGGGGAAAATTATCCAGATTGGAACACCAAAAGAATTACTTTATCACCCGGTAAATGATTTTGCAAGAAAATTTTTAGCTGGACAAAGGTTAGCCCTCGAATTTAAAGTAGTTAATCTACACGATATTTGGCCTTATTTACCTAAAGGAATACTACAAGATGGGAAAAGCCTGTCTGCTGATTTGAATGTATGGGATGCGATGGAATTGTTGCGGAGTTCTGATCGGAGCGAACTTCTGGTTTCTGGTGCCAATAAAGAAAGCAAAGCCGTTAATTTCGAACAGTTAACCAAAGGATTTAATCAATTTCAAAACGCGCAGGTACATGAATGA
- a CDS encoding osmoprotectant transport system permease protein (product_source=KO:K05846; cath_funfam=1.10.3720.10; cog=COG1174,COG1732; ko=KO:K05846; pfam=PF00528,PF04069; superfamily=161098,53850; transmembrane_helix_parts=Outside_1_26,TMhelix_27_49,Inside_50_55,TMhelix_56_78,Outside_79_87,TMhelix_88_110,Inside_111_150,TMhelix_151_173,Outside_174_182,TMhelix_183_205,Inside_206_216,TMhelix_217_239,Outside_240_523) has translation MNEHQQTLWQFMHEQSDKLFAQTLQHVGLTFISLLFAIAIGLPLGILIARKRKLSGTVLGIAGVLQTVPSIALLGFMIPVLGIGAKPAIVALLIYALLPIIRNTYTGIIGIDQHVKEAARAMGMSKSQILLKVELPLAMPFILAGIRTATVINVGVATLASFIAAGGLGEFIFGGISLNNTNMILAGAIPAALLAIILDGLLSLVQKMNFKKLRKALYILPIVILILGGFYALPSAYGSTLTAGFTPEFMGRQDGDLGLKSTYGLKIHTIVISDAVMYKAAFSKELDVISGYSTDGRLKAFDLKILKDDKGIFPPYYAAPIVRDETLKQFPVLAETLNLLVGKITDSVMTDLNYRTDYLHQTPERVAKDFLISTGLYKAPKNGHKDVVRIGSKIFGEQYILAEMYSMLIKGNTDYEVSTKTGLGGTKICFDALMNDQIDFYPEYTGTGLLVLLQPDPKIAKEIAHDKDKTYSYVSAEFEKKFKIKWLKPIGFNNSYALMMRQKQSKDLNVNTITDLKNYLDKN, from the coding sequence ATGAATGAGCATCAGCAAACTTTATGGCAGTTTATGCATGAGCAGTCTGATAAATTGTTTGCCCAAACCCTGCAACATGTTGGTTTAACGTTTATTTCCTTACTTTTTGCCATTGCCATTGGCTTACCACTGGGTATATTGATTGCCAGAAAAAGGAAACTTTCCGGAACAGTTTTAGGTATTGCCGGCGTATTGCAAACGGTTCCGAGTATTGCCTTATTGGGTTTTATGATTCCCGTTTTGGGCATTGGCGCAAAACCTGCGATTGTGGCACTGCTCATTTATGCCTTGTTACCGATTATTCGCAATACCTATACAGGCATTATTGGCATCGATCAGCATGTTAAAGAAGCCGCCAGGGCAATGGGTATGAGCAAAAGTCAGATTTTGCTGAAGGTTGAGTTGCCATTGGCTATGCCCTTTATATTGGCGGGTATCCGTACAGCAACGGTAATTAATGTTGGCGTGGCCACATTGGCCTCTTTTATTGCTGCGGGTGGATTAGGAGAGTTTATTTTTGGGGGCATTTCGCTCAACAATACCAATATGATTTTAGCTGGAGCTATTCCTGCTGCATTATTGGCCATTATTCTTGATGGTTTACTTTCCCTGGTACAGAAAATGAATTTTAAAAAGCTGAGAAAAGCATTGTATATCTTGCCAATTGTGATTTTAATTTTAGGTGGCTTTTATGCACTTCCATCGGCTTATGGTTCTACCTTAACCGCAGGATTTACCCCTGAATTTATGGGCAGGCAAGACGGAGATCTTGGATTGAAATCTACCTACGGCTTAAAAATCCATACTATTGTAATCAGCGATGCGGTAATGTACAAGGCCGCTTTTTCAAAAGAACTGGATGTAATTAGTGGTTATTCTACCGATGGTCGTTTGAAAGCCTTTGATCTAAAGATTTTAAAAGACGATAAAGGTATTTTTCCGCCGTACTATGCTGCACCCATTGTTAGGGATGAAACATTGAAGCAATTTCCCGTATTAGCAGAAACTTTGAATTTACTTGTTGGTAAAATTACTGATTCAGTAATGACCGATCTTAATTACAGAACAGATTACCTCCACCAGACACCAGAACGTGTGGCAAAGGATTTCCTCATCAGTACTGGTTTGTATAAAGCACCAAAAAACGGACATAAAGACGTGGTGAGAATAGGCTCGAAGATTTTTGGTGAGCAATATATTCTGGCCGAAATGTACAGCATGCTGATTAAAGGAAATACAGATTATGAGGTATCTACCAAAACAGGACTCGGTGGAACAAAAATCTGTTTTGATGCACTGATGAATGATCAGATCGATTTTTATCCGGAATATACCGGGACAGGCTTATTGGTTTTGTTACAACCGGATCCAAAAATTGCTAAGGAAATAGCGCACGATAAAGATAAAACTTATAGTTATGTATCGGCCGAATTTGAGAAAAAGTTTAAGATCAAATGGCTTAAACCTATAGGTTTCAATAATTCTTATGCTTTAATGATGCGGCAAAAACAATCAAAAGATCTGAATGTTAATACCATCACAGATCTTAAAAACTATCTAGATAAAAATTAA
- a CDS encoding ergothioneine biosynthesis protein EgtB (product_source=TIGR03440; cath_funfam=2.30.30.350,3.90.1580.10; cog=COG1262; pfam=PF03781,PF12867; superfamily=109854,56436; tigrfam=TIGR03440) encodes MTLVEEYLQIRKYSEQICEPLQTEDYVVQPIVDVSPPKWHLGHTTWFFETFILKPFSANYQVYNDEYNFVFNSYYETVGNRVIRTDRGNLSRPSVNEIYQYRAYVDEAMVEFLATTLTDEVKELLILGFNHEQQHQELLLTDIKYILGNNPLFPTYSKNQKEVLTVNEIEPGFIRISEGIYEIGYDGKDFSFDNELNRHKVYLHDFSISKTLVSNAEFIEFIREGGYENFNFWHAEGWDWVKNTKISAPMYWHLIDGKWFNYTLAGLLPIDLTAPVSHVSYYEAYAFASWKGMRLPTEFEWEIAAEHFNWGERWEWTESAYLPYPGFSKAPGAIGEYNGKFMVNQKVLRGASIATPENHSRITYRNFFHPHLRWQYTGIRLVK; translated from the coding sequence ATGACACTGGTAGAAGAATACTTGCAGATCAGGAAATACTCTGAACAAATTTGCGAACCCTTGCAAACAGAAGATTATGTGGTACAACCAATTGTGGATGTAAGTCCACCGAAGTGGCATTTGGGGCACACCACCTGGTTCTTCGAAACTTTTATATTAAAGCCGTTTTCTGCTAATTATCAGGTATATAACGATGAATATAATTTCGTTTTTAATAGTTATTATGAAACGGTTGGCAATCGGGTAATCCGCACCGATCGTGGTAATTTAAGTCGACCGAGCGTAAATGAGATTTACCAGTACAGGGCTTATGTAGATGAAGCAATGGTGGAATTCCTGGCCACGACATTAACAGATGAAGTAAAAGAACTGTTGATTTTGGGTTTTAACCATGAGCAGCAGCACCAGGAACTTTTGCTTACCGATATTAAATACATTTTAGGAAACAACCCACTTTTTCCAACCTATTCGAAAAACCAAAAAGAGGTTTTAACCGTAAATGAAATAGAACCTGGCTTTATCAGAATTTCAGAAGGAATTTATGAGATCGGTTATGATGGAAAGGATTTTAGCTTTGATAATGAATTAAACAGACATAAAGTTTACCTGCACGATTTTTCAATCAGTAAAACATTAGTAAGTAATGCAGAATTTATTGAATTCATTCGTGAAGGCGGTTATGAAAATTTCAACTTCTGGCATGCTGAAGGATGGGATTGGGTAAAAAACACTAAAATTAGCGCACCTATGTACTGGCACTTAATAGACGGAAAATGGTTTAATTACACTTTGGCTGGCCTTTTGCCTATTGATTTAACGGCACCGGTAAGCCACGTCAGCTATTACGAGGCTTATGCTTTTGCAAGCTGGAAAGGCATGCGTTTACCAACTGAATTTGAGTGGGAGATAGCAGCCGAACACTTTAATTGGGGCGAACGATGGGAGTGGACCGAAAGTGCTTATTTGCCTTATCCTGGTTTTAGTAAAGCACCAGGCGCCATTGGCGAGTACAATGGAAAGTTTATGGTTAACCAGAAAGTACTTCGTGGTGCATCAATAGCCACGCCCGAAAATCATTCACGCATCACTTATAGAAATTTCTTCCACCCACATTTAAGGTGGCAATATACAGGGATCCGATTAGTAAAATAG